In Rahnella aquatilis CIP 78.65 = ATCC 33071, one DNA window encodes the following:
- a CDS encoding SmdA family multidrug ABC transporter permease/ATP-binding protein, translating to MRLFAQLGWYFRREWRRYLGAVALLIIIAVLQLLPPKLVGVIIDGVTSKQMSYGVLFAWLGLMLGTAVVVYLLRYVWRVLLFGASYQLAVELRQDFFRQLSRQHPAFYLRHRTGDLIARATNDVDRVVFAAGEGVLTLVDSLVMGLAVLIVMATQISWELTLLSLVPMPVMAIIIKRYGDQLHSRFKTAQAAFSSLNDQAQESLTSIRMIKAFGLENHQSSQFADVAADTGAKNMRVARVDARFDPTIYVSIGMANLLAIGGGSWMVVNGHLTLGELTSFVMYLGLMIWPMLALAWMFNIVERGSAAYSRIRSLLQEAPAVVDGKTPLPAGRAVLAAQITNFYYPENNHAALTSVAFSLQPGQMLGLCGPTGSGKSTLLSLLQRQFDVTDGDVRYHGLSLKEIQLDDWRGRLAVVSQTPFLFSDTVAQNIALGRPDASQEEIEEAARLASVHDDILRLPQGYETEVGERGVMLSGGQKQRISIARALLLKAEILILDDALSAVDGRTEHQILHNLRQWGNDRTVIISAHRLSALTEASEVLVFSQGSISQRGNHEQLAAEPGWYRDMFRYQQLEAALDDVPQEKEPEHRG from the coding sequence GTGAGATTGTTTGCACAATTAGGCTGGTACTTCCGACGCGAATGGCGCCGGTATCTGGGTGCCGTCGCCTTACTGATCATTATCGCCGTTCTGCAATTGCTGCCACCAAAACTGGTGGGTGTAATTATTGATGGGGTTACGTCAAAACAAATGTCTTACGGCGTGCTTTTTGCGTGGCTTGGCCTGATGCTGGGCACGGCTGTTGTGGTGTATTTGCTGCGTTATGTCTGGCGCGTGCTGCTGTTCGGCGCGTCTTATCAGCTTGCTGTTGAACTGCGACAGGATTTTTTCCGTCAACTGAGCCGTCAGCATCCCGCTTTTTATCTGCGTCATCGTACCGGTGATTTGATTGCCCGTGCCACTAATGACGTCGACCGCGTGGTGTTCGCTGCGGGAGAGGGCGTACTGACGCTGGTGGATTCTCTGGTCATGGGGCTGGCGGTACTCATCGTTATGGCCACTCAGATCAGCTGGGAACTGACGTTACTGTCGCTGGTGCCGATGCCGGTAATGGCCATCATCATCAAGCGCTATGGCGATCAACTGCATTCCCGCTTCAAAACCGCGCAGGCGGCGTTTTCCTCGCTTAACGATCAGGCGCAGGAAAGCCTGACCAGTATCCGTATGATCAAAGCTTTTGGCCTGGAGAATCATCAGTCATCGCAGTTTGCTGATGTAGCTGCGGATACCGGCGCAAAAAATATGCGTGTCGCGCGCGTCGATGCCCGCTTTGATCCGACCATCTATGTCTCTATCGGCATGGCGAACCTGCTGGCCATCGGCGGCGGAAGCTGGATGGTCGTCAACGGTCACCTGACACTTGGCGAACTCACCAGCTTTGTGATGTACCTTGGTCTGATGATCTGGCCGATGCTTGCACTCGCCTGGATGTTTAACATCGTTGAACGTGGCAGCGCCGCTTACAGTCGTATCCGCAGCCTGTTACAGGAAGCGCCGGCTGTTGTGGATGGCAAAACACCATTACCCGCAGGGCGCGCGGTACTGGCTGCTCAAATCACTAACTTCTATTATCCGGAAAATAACCATGCTGCTTTAACGTCCGTCGCTTTTTCCCTGCAACCGGGGCAAATGCTGGGGTTATGCGGTCCGACGGGTTCCGGCAAAAGTACGCTGCTCTCGCTCCTTCAGCGCCAGTTCGATGTCACTGACGGGGATGTGCGCTATCACGGATTATCCCTTAAAGAAATTCAGCTTGATGACTGGCGTGGCCGGCTGGCCGTGGTCAGCCAGACGCCTTTCCTGTTCTCAGACACTGTCGCGCAGAATATTGCGCTCGGACGGCCTGATGCCTCGCAGGAAGAGATTGAAGAAGCCGCCCGTCTCGCCAGCGTTCATGATGACATTCTGCGCTTACCTCAGGGATATGAAACTGAAGTGGGCGAGCGTGGTGTCATGCTCTCCGGTGGTCAGAAACAGCGTATTTCGATTGCGCGTGCATTGCTCCTCAAAGCCGAAATCCTGATCCTGGATGATGCTTTATCCGCCGTTGATGGCCGGACGGAGCACCAGATCCTGCACAATCTGCGCCAGTGGGGAAATGACCGCACGGTGATCATCAGTGCACATCGTCTTTCTGCACTGACCGAAGCCAGTGAAGTTCTGGTGTTCAGCCAGGGGAGTATTTCGCAACGTGGCAACCATGAGCAGCTTGCTGCTGAACCCGGCTGGTACCGTGATATGTTCCGTTATCAGCAATTAGAAGCCGCGCTGGATGATGTGCCGCAGGAAAAGGAGCCGGAACACCGTGGCTGA
- a CDS encoding SmdB family multidrug efflux ABC transporter permease/ATP-binding protein encodes MAEQKTVKIQKLWPTLKRLLKYGKPYSKPLSYAVLMLWIAAAAEVTGPILISFFIDHYVAKGEMPWGKVSLLALSFIFLQFLAASLHYFQALLFNRAAVGVVQRLRTEVMDAALRQPLSTFDTQPVGQLISRVTNDTEVIRDLYVTVVSTVLRSIALIGAMLVAMFSLDWRLASVAICIFPAVFVVMGLYQIYSTPVVRKVRAYLADINDGFNEVINGMNVIQQFRQQKRFGERLARASQSHYLARMQTLRLEGFLLRPLLSLFSSLILCGLLILFGFSAEGSVGVGVLYAFINYLGRLNEPLIELTSQQSIMQQAVVAGERIFDLMDRTQQQYGPDDKLLTSGEIDIKDVSFAYLADKWVLENISLHVPSRGFVALVGHTGSGKSTLANLLMGYYPLNKGEIRVDGRNLADLSHTSLRKGIAMVQQDPVVLAESVFANVTLGRDIDEAQVWHALDIVQLSPLVREMPEGINTRLGEQGNNLSVGQKQLLAMARVLVQAPEILILDEATANIDSGTEQAIQRALRAIREQTTLVVIAHRLSTIVDADNILVLHRGQAVDQGNHLQLLAEKGRYYQMYQLQLAGQQLASAEQITPATENA; translated from the coding sequence GTGGCTGAACAAAAAACAGTTAAAATTCAGAAGCTTTGGCCAACGCTAAAACGCCTGTTGAAATACGGGAAACCCTACAGCAAACCGCTGTCTTATGCGGTGCTGATGCTATGGATTGCAGCGGCTGCGGAAGTGACCGGCCCTATATTAATCAGCTTCTTTATCGATCACTACGTGGCTAAAGGCGAAATGCCATGGGGGAAGGTCAGTTTGCTCGCACTGAGTTTTATCTTCCTGCAATTTCTGGCAGCAAGTCTGCACTATTTTCAGGCACTGTTGTTCAACCGTGCTGCGGTGGGCGTCGTCCAGCGCCTGCGCACCGAAGTCATGGATGCGGCATTACGGCAACCTCTGAGCACATTTGATACCCAGCCAGTGGGGCAGCTGATTTCCCGGGTGACCAACGACACGGAAGTTATCCGTGATTTGTATGTGACCGTGGTGTCGACAGTTTTGCGCAGTATCGCCCTGATTGGCGCGATGCTGGTGGCAATGTTCAGCCTCGACTGGCGTCTGGCCTCGGTGGCGATTTGTATCTTCCCGGCCGTATTTGTTGTGATGGGGTTGTACCAGATTTACAGTACGCCGGTGGTGCGCAAGGTACGCGCTTATCTGGCAGATATTAATGATGGTTTCAATGAAGTCATCAACGGCATGAATGTGATTCAGCAGTTCCGCCAGCAGAAAAGGTTTGGTGAACGACTTGCCCGCGCCAGCCAGTCTCACTATCTGGCCCGCATGCAAACGCTGCGGCTGGAAGGATTCCTGTTGCGTCCTTTGCTCAGCTTATTCTCCTCGTTGATTTTATGCGGCCTGCTTATTCTTTTTGGATTCAGTGCAGAAGGTTCTGTGGGCGTCGGGGTTTTGTATGCTTTCATCAATTATCTCGGACGGCTCAACGAGCCTCTGATTGAACTGACCTCACAACAATCGATTATGCAGCAAGCAGTGGTCGCTGGTGAACGTATCTTTGATTTGATGGACCGCACCCAGCAGCAATACGGGCCGGATGACAAATTACTGACTAGCGGCGAGATTGATATCAAAGATGTCAGCTTTGCTTACCTTGCGGATAAATGGGTACTGGAAAATATTTCCCTGCATGTGCCTTCGCGTGGTTTTGTGGCGCTGGTCGGGCACACTGGCAGTGGCAAAAGTACGCTGGCGAATCTGCTGATGGGCTATTACCCGTTAAATAAAGGTGAGATCCGGGTTGACGGGCGTAACCTCGCTGACTTATCGCACACCAGCCTGCGCAAAGGCATTGCCATGGTTCAGCAGGACCCGGTCGTTCTGGCTGAATCCGTGTTCGCCAATGTGACGTTAGGCCGTGATATTGATGAAGCGCAAGTCTGGCATGCGCTGGATATTGTGCAACTCTCGCCGCTGGTGCGCGAAATGCCCGAGGGTATCAATACGCGTCTGGGAGAGCAGGGCAATAATCTTTCTGTCGGTCAGAAACAATTACTGGCGATGGCGCGCGTTTTGGTGCAAGCACCGGAAATTCTGATCCTTGACGAGGCAACGGCCAATATTGACTCCGGCACCGAGCAGGCTATTCAGCGCGCATTACGGGCTATCCGGGAGCAGACTACGCTCGTGGTTATTGCACACCGACTGTCGACGATTGTGGATGCCGATAATATTTTGGTATTGCACCGCGGACAAGCTGTAGATCAGGGTAATCACTTACAACTGCTGGCAGAAAAAGGCCGGTATTATCAGATGTATCAGTTGCAACTTGCCGGGCAGCAATTGGCTTCTGCGGAGCAGATTACACCTGCAACCGAAAACGCATAA
- the amtB gene encoding ammonium transporter AmtB yields MKKLLSMMGLGAVALLPSLAMAAAPAAANGADNAFMMICTALVLFMTVPGVALFYGGLLRSKNVLSMLTQVIVTFALVCVLWILYGYSLAFSEGNAFFGGFSNVMMKGIGLDSVTGTFSQMIHVAFQCSFACITVALIVGGIAERVRFSAVLIFTVIWLTFSYIPMAHMVWAGGFLAADGALDFAGGTVVHINAAIAGLVGAYLLGKRAGFGKEAFKPHNLPMVFTGASILYVGWFGFNAGSASAASSVAALAFLNTVIATAGAILSWTLVEWMVRGKPSLLGASSGAIAGLVAITPACGTVGVGGALIIGLVGGITGLWGVVTLKKWLRVDDTCDVFGVHGVCGIVGCLLTGVFTSSSLGGVGYAEGVTMGHQVWVQFFSVCVTLVWSGVVAFIGYKVADMIVGLRVPEEQEREGLDVNSHGENAYNQ; encoded by the coding sequence ATGAAAAAACTTTTATCCATGATGGGGCTTGGTGCAGTGGCTTTGCTGCCTTCGCTTGCCATGGCAGCAGCACCAGCAGCGGCAAACGGTGCTGATAACGCCTTTATGATGATTTGTACCGCGCTGGTATTGTTCATGACCGTACCCGGTGTGGCGTTGTTCTACGGCGGCTTACTGCGTTCTAAAAACGTTTTGTCCATGCTGACTCAGGTTATTGTCACCTTTGCCCTGGTCTGTGTCCTGTGGATCCTCTACGGTTACAGCCTTGCCTTCAGTGAAGGTAACGCGTTCTTCGGTGGTTTCAGCAACGTAATGATGAAAGGCATTGGCCTGGATTCTGTGACTGGCACCTTCTCGCAGATGATCCACGTTGCATTCCAGTGTTCATTTGCCTGCATCACTGTAGCGCTGATCGTAGGTGGTATTGCTGAACGTGTGCGTTTCTCAGCAGTTCTGATTTTCACTGTGATCTGGCTGACTTTCTCTTATATTCCGATGGCTCACATGGTATGGGCAGGCGGTTTCCTGGCTGCTGATGGTGCGCTGGACTTTGCCGGTGGTACCGTTGTTCATATCAATGCCGCAATTGCTGGCCTGGTCGGGGCTTATCTGCTGGGTAAACGCGCCGGTTTTGGCAAAGAAGCTTTCAAACCACACAACCTGCCAATGGTCTTCACTGGCGCCTCAATCCTGTATGTGGGCTGGTTCGGCTTCAATGCGGGTTCAGCAAGTGCCGCAAGCTCTGTTGCCGCGCTGGCTTTCCTGAACACTGTCATTGCTACTGCTGGCGCAATCCTGTCCTGGACGCTGGTTGAGTGGATGGTGCGCGGTAAGCCCTCACTGCTGGGCGCAAGCTCCGGTGCTATCGCAGGTCTGGTGGCTATCACGCCTGCATGTGGTACGGTCGGCGTAGGTGGTGCTCTGATTATCGGTCTGGTAGGCGGTATCACTGGTCTGTGGGGGGTTGTTACCCTGAAAAAATGGCTGCGTGTTGATGACACCTGTGATGTGTTCGGTGTTCATGGCGTGTGCGGTATCGTAGGTTGTCTGCTGACGGGTGTATTCACGTCCAGTTCACTTGGCGGCGTGGGCTACGCAGAAGGCGTGACCATGGGCCATCAGGTTTGGGTGCAGTTCTTCAGCGTGTGCGTAACATTGGTCTGGTCAGGCGTTGTTGCCTTCATCGGTTACAAAGTGGCTGACATGATCGTAGGTCTGCGTGTTCCTGAAGAACAAGAACGCGAAGGTCTGGACGTTAACAGCCACGGCGAAAACGCTTACAACCAATAA
- a CDS encoding PLP-dependent cysteine synthase family protein, with protein MRNSWVTHAIKEIDADYQRSADTHLIRLALHDLPGISLYLKDESTHPSGSLKHRLARSLFLYGLCNGWIRENTPIIEASSGSTAISEAYFARLLGLPFIAVMPACTAPRKIQQIEFYGGRCHFVENSGQIYAASELLAKELNGHYMDQFTYAERATDWRGNNNIADSIFRQMSREPHPVPRYLVMSAGTGGTSATLGRYIRYQGHDTELVVVDPENSVFYDYYQQRDARVTAQCSSRIEGIGRPRAEPSFIPDVIDSMIQVPDAASIATVRWLELVLGRKVGGSTGTNMWGALQLAKQMREKGETGSIVTLLCDSGERYLNTYFDDNWVAKNIGDISVYAAQLEGLN; from the coding sequence ATGCGTAATTCCTGGGTCACTCACGCCATTAAAGAAATCGACGCCGATTATCAACGTTCAGCCGACACACATTTAATTCGTCTCGCGCTGCACGACCTCCCCGGAATTTCGTTGTACCTCAAGGATGAGAGCACGCACCCTTCCGGCAGCCTGAAACATCGTCTGGCACGCTCATTATTTTTATATGGACTGTGCAACGGCTGGATCCGCGAAAATACGCCGATTATTGAAGCATCTTCGGGCAGTACCGCCATCTCCGAAGCTTATTTCGCGCGTCTGCTGGGTCTGCCCTTTATTGCCGTGATGCCTGCCTGTACAGCCCCGCGCAAAATTCAGCAAATTGAGTTTTATGGCGGTCGTTGCCATTTTGTCGAAAATTCAGGTCAGATTTATGCTGCTTCAGAGTTACTTGCTAAAGAGCTGAACGGCCATTATATGGATCAGTTTACCTACGCAGAACGTGCCACCGACTGGCGCGGGAACAACAACATTGCAGACAGTATCTTTCGTCAGATGTCCCGCGAACCGCATCCGGTGCCGCGTTATCTGGTGATGAGTGCTGGCACCGGCGGAACGTCCGCAACGCTCGGCCGCTATATCCGCTATCAGGGGCACGATACCGAACTGGTTGTGGTGGATCCCGAAAACTCTGTCTTTTATGATTACTATCAGCAACGTGATGCCAGGGTTACCGCACAATGTAGCAGCCGTATTGAAGGCATTGGCCGCCCGCGGGCCGAACCCTCATTTATTCCCGACGTCATTGACAGCATGATACAAGTCCCTGATGCCGCAAGTATTGCTACCGTCCGCTGGCTTGAGCTGGTACTGGGGAGAAAAGTCGGCGGCTCGACAGGAACCAATATGTGGGGTGCATTACAACTGGCAAAGCAAATGCGCGAGAAAGGCGAAACCGGCTCCATCGTTACCCTGCTTTGCGACAGCGGCGAACGTTATCTGAATACCTACTTTGATGACAACTGGGTAGCGAAGAATATCGGGGATATTTCCGTTTACGCTGCACAACTGGAAGGTCTTAACTAA
- the queC gene encoding 7-cyano-7-deazaguanine synthase QueC, whose product MKRAVVVFSGGQDSTTCLIQALKQYDEVHCVTFDYGQRHRAEIEIAQKLSVELGARAHKLLDVGLLNELAVSSLTRDNIPVPSFGDESNGGLPSTFVPGRNILFLTLAAIYAYQIQAEAVITGVCETDFSGYPDCRDEFVKALNTAVSLGLARDIRFETPLMWLNKAETWALADYYQQLDRVRHKTLTCYNGIAGDGCGECAACHLRANGLQQYQQDKAGVMGNMKQKTGLR is encoded by the coding sequence ATGAAAAGAGCAGTGGTGGTTTTTAGCGGCGGACAAGACTCAACAACCTGTCTGATTCAGGCTCTGAAGCAATATGACGAAGTCCACTGCGTCACTTTCGATTATGGTCAGCGTCATCGTGCAGAAATCGAGATTGCACAAAAACTGTCTGTAGAACTGGGCGCGCGTGCCCACAAACTGCTGGATGTCGGTTTGTTAAACGAACTGGCCGTCAGCAGCCTGACCCGCGATAACATTCCGGTGCCTAGTTTTGGCGATGAAAGCAACGGCGGCCTGCCGAGTACGTTCGTTCCCGGCCGTAATATTCTGTTTCTGACACTGGCGGCTATTTATGCCTATCAGATCCAGGCAGAAGCAGTGATCACCGGCGTGTGTGAAACTGACTTCTCCGGTTATCCGGATTGTCGCGACGAATTCGTTAAGGCGCTGAACACCGCCGTCTCGCTGGGTCTGGCACGTGATATTCGCTTCGAAACCCCTTTGATGTGGCTCAATAAAGCCGAAACCTGGGCGCTGGCCGATTATTATCAGCAACTGGATCGGGTTCGCCATAAAACGCTAACCTGTTATAACGGCATTGCCGGTGATGGCTGCGGCGAATGTGCAGCGTGCCATTTGCGCGCCAATGGTTTGCAACAGTACCAGCAGGATAAAGCGGGCGTGATGGGCAACATGAAGCAAAAAACCGGGCTGCGCTAA
- a CDS encoding YbgC/FadM family acyl-CoA thioesterase — MHTFIKVRGFHIDVYQHVNNARYLEFLESARWEWLDNQSGFQWMSQNKIAFIVVNININYRKPAVLGDVLRIDSSLQQLNGRSGVLEQVVTCEGDVVADATLTFVCIDLRTQKALPLEGELLERLRELELEND; from the coding sequence ATGCATACGTTCATTAAAGTTCGCGGTTTCCACATCGACGTTTATCAGCACGTTAATAATGCGCGTTATCTGGAGTTTCTTGAAAGCGCGCGCTGGGAGTGGCTCGACAATCAGTCAGGTTTCCAGTGGATGAGCCAGAACAAGATTGCTTTCATTGTGGTAAATATCAACATCAATTACCGAAAACCGGCCGTACTGGGTGATGTTCTGCGCATAGACAGTAGTTTGCAGCAACTGAACGGGCGTAGCGGTGTGCTCGAACAGGTTGTGACCTGCGAAGGTGATGTGGTAGCGGATGCAACGCTGACGTTCGTATGTATCGATTTGCGCACGCAAAAAGCGCTGCCGCTGGAAGGGGAATTGCTCGAGCGGTTACGTGAACTGGAACTTGAAAACGATTAA
- the glnK gene encoding P-II family nitrogen regulator: MKLVTVVIKPFKLEDVREALSAVGIQGLTVTEVKGFGRQKGHAELYRGAEYSVNFLPKVKIDIAIADDQLDEVIDVISKAAYTGKIGDGKIFVAELQRVIRIRTGETDEAAL, translated from the coding sequence ATGAAGCTGGTTACTGTGGTGATCAAACCTTTTAAGCTGGAAGATGTGCGTGAAGCGCTGTCTGCTGTTGGAATTCAGGGGCTGACCGTAACGGAAGTTAAAGGTTTTGGCCGTCAGAAAGGTCATGCCGAACTTTACCGTGGTGCGGAATACAGCGTGAACTTCCTGCCAAAAGTAAAAATCGATATTGCTATCGCTGACGATCAGCTCGATGAAGTGATCGACGTGATAAGCAAAGCGGCCTACACCGGCAAGATCGGTGATGGCAAAATTTTCGTTGCTGAATTGCAACGTGTTATCCGTATTCGTACTGGTGAAACCGACGAAGCAGCACTGTAA
- the cof gene encoding HMP-PP phosphatase, translated as MFRLAAFDMDGTLLLPDHTLGEKTLATLRQLAEKPMKLTFATGRHYLEMKDILANIGLEGFLITGNGTRIHDLSGHRLHASDLSEDCAHELLHTQWDTPASLHVFRDDGWFTALDDPDLLIPHQFSGFRYQLQDLRLLPDAGNSKVCFCAPHETLLALVPQLKAHFGPRLDLCFSAADCLDVQPAGSNKGSALALLTAGLGIGMSECMAFGDAMNDKEMLESVGMGLIMGNALPVLKEQASHLQIIGHCRNQAVSHFLQHWLHTPHLTYSPEY; from the coding sequence ATGTTCCGTTTAGCTGCATTTGATATGGATGGCACACTGCTTTTACCTGATCACACGCTGGGCGAAAAAACGCTGGCGACGTTACGACAGCTGGCTGAAAAGCCAATGAAATTGACGTTTGCGACTGGCCGTCATTATCTCGAAATGAAAGATATTCTGGCGAATATCGGGCTGGAAGGTTTTCTGATCACCGGAAATGGCACGCGAATTCATGACTTGTCCGGGCACCGGTTGCATGCCAGTGACTTGTCCGAGGATTGTGCGCATGAGCTTTTACACACGCAATGGGATACACCGGCCAGCCTGCATGTATTCCGCGATGACGGTTGGTTTACAGCGCTGGACGATCCGGATTTGCTGATCCCGCATCAGTTCAGCGGCTTCCGCTACCAGTTACAGGATCTGCGTTTATTGCCTGATGCCGGTAACAGCAAAGTTTGTTTCTGCGCACCGCATGAAACCCTGCTGGCGCTGGTTCCGCAACTGAAAGCGCATTTCGGCCCGCGTCTTGACCTGTGCTTTTCAGCGGCAGATTGTCTGGATGTGCAGCCTGCGGGGAGTAATAAAGGCAGCGCCCTGGCGCTTCTTACTGCCGGTCTGGGTATCGGTATGTCTGAATGCATGGCATTCGGCGATGCTATGAATGATAAAGAAATGCTGGAAAGTGTCGGGATGGGGCTGATTATGGGCAACGCATTACCGGTGCTGAAAGAACAAGCTTCTCATTTACAAATCATCGGACATTGCCGTAATCAGGCTGTGTCTCACTTTTTGCAACACTGGCTGCACACTCCACACCTCACCTATTCCCCCGAATATTAA
- a CDS encoding Lrp/AsnC family transcriptional regulator, with protein MVDKIDLALLSLLQKDCTLSLNELAEAVNLTTTPCWKRIKRLEDDGIICGKVALLDGEKLGLSLTAFVLIKTQHHNSEWYQRFVQQVEAFPEVLGFYRMAGEYDYLLQVQVSDMKSYDNFYKRLVNGIPGLNDVTSSFAMERIKSTTALPI; from the coding sequence ATGGTAGATAAAATTGATCTTGCGCTGTTATCGCTGTTACAAAAGGATTGCACCCTTTCTCTGAACGAACTGGCTGAGGCCGTCAATCTCACCACCACCCCCTGCTGGAAAAGAATAAAGCGTCTTGAAGATGACGGGATTATTTGTGGAAAAGTGGCATTGCTTGACGGTGAAAAACTGGGGCTGAGCCTGACGGCATTTGTGCTGATTAAGACTCAGCATCACAACAGCGAGTGGTATCAGCGATTTGTTCAGCAGGTCGAAGCGTTTCCCGAGGTGTTAGGTTTTTACCGGATGGCAGGCGAGTATGATTATTTGCTGCAGGTCCAGGTCTCCGATATGAAAAGCTACGATAACTTTTACAAGCGACTTGTGAATGGCATTCCAGGGCTGAACGATGTGACCTCAAGTTTTGCGATGGAGCGCATAAAATCGACCACTGCATTGCCGATTTAA
- a CDS encoding SgrR family transcriptional regulator, with amino-acid sequence MRLQNRLNQFQRLYLKTGQCPVQFTVAELADIFCCSERHTRTLLTHFQDAGWIDWQSQAGRGKRASLCCLKAPEDLRGAYLQELLKNGEHSAALQLSQLDPSHLNALLAPHLGGQWQEDAPTLRIPYYRPLQPLDPLTLTGRAEQHLAHTIHAGLTRFIPGNSTPQPDLSHHWQISNNGKTWQFFLRSQLFWHNGEPLKTAQLMMRFEQLRNSPRGKHNLASVSIISQPHALCLQFDLDKPDYWLAHRFADLNCLLSHPDNPHIGAGPFRLTTFSPELIRLEQHTLYALQHPYLAAIEFWITPQLFAQKNNVSCQHPVRIILGEQDELSRVKPVRRSTSLGFCYIAANLKRGVLNEAQARKIVRLIQRSGMLDNLPIDHDLVKSSKEMLPGWPIPLHDDTDVPLPEKLTLLFHPPVEFELVAQALKEKLAEEGCALQVEYHAGRLWEDDTLLGSADLLLGDRLIGESPNASLENWLQQDPLWPGILREEDYARQQQRLTTIQQIPLENHRSDELRDHLFQWMQSAIVTPLFNYQYQVSAPPRISGVQLTAWGWFDFCQAWVPPPLPTENA; translated from the coding sequence GTGCGCCTGCAAAACCGGCTTAATCAGTTTCAACGTTTATACCTGAAGACCGGCCAATGTCCGGTTCAATTTACCGTGGCAGAACTGGCTGACATTTTCTGTTGCAGTGAACGGCATACCCGTACGCTGCTGACACACTTTCAGGATGCAGGCTGGATTGACTGGCAATCGCAAGCAGGTCGCGGAAAGCGTGCATCACTTTGCTGCCTGAAGGCGCCCGAGGATTTGCGGGGAGCTTATCTGCAGGAACTGCTTAAAAATGGTGAGCACTCGGCCGCGCTGCAACTCAGCCAGTTGGATCCGAGCCATCTCAATGCATTGCTGGCACCGCATTTGGGCGGGCAATGGCAGGAGGATGCGCCCACGCTGCGTATACCTTATTACCGCCCTCTCCAGCCTTTGGATCCGCTGACGCTGACCGGCCGCGCGGAGCAACATCTTGCGCATACCATTCATGCGGGACTGACGCGTTTTATTCCGGGAAATTCAACTCCCCAACCCGATCTGTCCCATCACTGGCAAATCAGTAACAACGGTAAAACCTGGCAGTTTTTCCTGCGCAGTCAGTTGTTCTGGCATAACGGAGAACCGCTTAAAACAGCGCAATTAATGATGCGCTTTGAACAACTGAGAAATTCGCCGCGCGGTAAACATAATCTGGCATCCGTGAGCATAATCTCTCAGCCGCACGCCCTGTGCCTGCAGTTTGATCTCGATAAACCCGATTACTGGCTGGCGCACCGGTTTGCCGACCTTAACTGCCTGTTATCGCACCCTGATAATCCGCATATCGGCGCCGGTCCTTTCCGCCTGACCACCTTTTCGCCCGAACTTATCAGGCTGGAGCAACATACGTTGTACGCCTTACAGCATCCTTACCTGGCGGCTATTGAATTTTGGATCACGCCGCAACTGTTTGCGCAAAAAAATAATGTCAGTTGCCAGCACCCTGTCCGGATCATTCTGGGTGAACAGGATGAACTATCGCGGGTTAAACCCGTCAGACGCAGCACCAGCCTGGGATTTTGCTACATCGCTGCCAATCTGAAACGTGGCGTGTTGAATGAGGCTCAGGCGCGTAAAATTGTCCGTCTGATCCAGCGCAGCGGCATGCTGGATAATTTACCTATTGATCATGATCTGGTGAAGTCCAGCAAGGAAATGTTACCGGGCTGGCCAATCCCTTTGCATGACGATACGGATGTTCCACTGCCGGAGAAGCTGACATTACTGTTTCACCCACCGGTTGAATTTGAGCTGGTGGCGCAGGCACTAAAAGAAAAACTGGCAGAAGAAGGTTGTGCACTGCAAGTTGAGTATCATGCCGGGCGACTTTGGGAAGATGATACGCTGCTGGGCTCTGCCGATCTGCTTCTCGGCGATCGCCTGATTGGTGAATCTCCCAACGCCTCGCTGGAGAACTGGTTACAGCAAGATCCGCTCTGGCCGGGGATCCTGCGAGAAGAAGATTATGCCCGCCAGCAACAGCGCCTGACCACCATTCAGCAAATTCCGCTGGAAAACCATCGCTCGGACGAACTGCGCGATCATTTATTTCAGTGGATGCAATCTGCCATCGTCACGCCATTGTTTAACTATCAGTATCAGGTCAGCGCGCCTCCGCGCATCAGTGGTGTGCAACTCACGGCATGGGGCTGGTTCGATTTTTGTCAGGCATGGGTTCCTCCGCCTCTGCCAACGGAAAATGCCTGA